One genomic region from Oncorhynchus gorbuscha isolate QuinsamMale2020 ecotype Even-year linkage group LG13, OgorEven_v1.0, whole genome shotgun sequence encodes:
- the LOC123992924 gene encoding membrane frizzled-related protein-like, with protein MFPWKTETEPKMTDLTEVSIYSESSDIYKNVFCNPAFELEGEREEKVEGFSPASTVMSPEPVKNQAANSRGVFSVCVLRLRGSWSSWGALAVSAAAVLLVAALVLALVLIFTQLKGQSVDGEVVSTNPLDLLTGDGLPRGLPTTPTNHSQRDSIVAPQPARYPTPETRCGGVLTDSEGSFSSPNHPGSYPPDSLCVWVIRARPPSLVQIHVSSLTIEGPSPCLFDWLELQEEMEQPSVVTRFCGNVAPPTVNTNSSTVWVTFRSDGSIGGRGFTAQYHAITPEQKSCSREEFMCDHGRCILPVSVCDGQHHCHDLSDEANCSHKHKECGGQKTGPYGYLATPNHPKPYPHQQLCTWQISVEEGHVIRLSFLNFSLETQDVCEFDYVEVHDSADSGTGRVLGRYCGTSLPPELTSSGPQITVVFVADEGVADSGFNASYQAISLSERTCSPPQFACSSGECLHQEWLCDGWTDCVDGTDEHDCDNSTYPPFSSSCEPIEVKMCQGLSYNLTSFPNIWLSIADQREAATLLRQYMVLTELPCFQPLRQLVCGMFMPHCSPQGGVLQPCRSVCSWAEQQCSQALDVFTFSWPFNCHLLPDSQDPMECSSP; from the exons ATGTTTCCCTGGAAGACTGAAACTGAACCGAAGATGACAGACCTCACCGAAGTATCTATTTACTCAGAATCCTCTGACATTTACAAA AACGTTTTCTGCAACCCCGCGTTTGAGCTCGAGGGTGAGCGTGAGGAGAAAGTGGAAGGATTCAGTCCTGCCAGTACTGTCATGTCCCCAGAACCAGTGAAGAACCAAGCAGCAAACA GCCgaggtgtgttcagtgtgtgtgtgttgcgtctgCGAGGTTCGTGGTCTAGCTGGGGGGCCCTGGCggtctctgctgctgctgtgctcCTGGTAGCAGCCCTGGTCCTGGCACTGGTGCTCATCTTCACAc AACTAAAGGGGCAGAGTGTGGATGGGGAAGTGGTGTCGACCAATCCCCTGGACTTGTTGACTGGAGATGGACTGCCTCGTGGTCTACCCACAACCCCCACCAAccacagtcagagggacagtaTAGTGGCCCCACAGCCAGCCAGATACCCTACCCCTGAAACTA gatGTGGGGGTGTATTGACAGACTCAGAGGGTAGCTTTAGCTCTCCCAACCACCCTGGGTCGTATCCCCcagactctctctgtgtctgggtgATACGGGCGCGCCCCCCATCCCTGGTCCAGATCCATGTGTCCTCTCTGACCATAGAAGGACCGTCCCCCTGCCTCTTTGACTGGCTGGAGCTTCAGGAGGAGATGGAGCAACCTTCTGTTGTCACCAG GTTCTGTGGCAACGTGGCACCCCCTACTGTAAACACCAACAGCAGCACTGTGTGGGTGACCTTTCGTTCTGACGGGAGCATCGGAGGCAGAGGCTTCACCGCCCAGTACCACGCCATCACACCTGAACAGA AGAGCTGCTCCAGGGAGGAGTTTATGTGTGACCACGGGCGCTGCATCCtgcctgtgtcagtgtgtgacgGTCAGCACCACTGTCATGACCTCTCTGATGAGGCCAACTGCAGCCACAAGCACAAAG AGTGTGGGGGCCAAAAGACTGGACCCTACGGCTACCTAGCAACTCCAAACCACCCAAAACCTTACCCTCATCAACAG TTGTGCACATGGCAGATCTCTGTTGAGGAGGGTCATGTGATCAGGCTGAGTTTCCTCAACTTCAGTCTGGAGACCCAGGACGTGTGTGAGTTTGACTATGTGGAGGTGCATGACAGTGCTGACAGCGGGACCGGCAGAGTACTCGGACG GTATTGTGGCACTAGCCTGCCTCCTGAGCTGACCTCCTCTGGGCCCCAGATAACTGTGGTGTTTGTGGCTGACGAGGGTGTAGCAGACAGTGGCTTCAACGCTTCCTACCAGGCCATCTCCCTTTCCGAGa GAACATGCAGTCCTCCTCAGTTTGCCTGCAGCAGTGGGGAGTGCCTGCACCAGGAGTGGCTGTGTGATGGCTGGACTGACTGTGTAGATGGGACAGATGAGCACGACTGTGACAACTCAACCTATCCCCCTTTCA GCTCGTCCTGTGAGCCCATCGAGGTGAAAATGTGCCAGGGCCTGAGCTACAACCTCACTTCCTTCCCTAACATCTGGCTGTCCATTgctgaccagagagaggcagCCACGCTGCTCCGCCAGTACATG GTGCTGACGGAGCTGCCGTGTTTCCAGCCTCTGCGCCAGCTGGTGTGTGGGATGTTTATGCCCCACTGCAGCCCTCAGGGTGGGGTGCTGCAGCCCTGCCGGTCAGTGTGCTCCTGGGCAGAGCAGCAGTGTAGTCAGGCCCTGGACGTATTCACCTTCAGTTGGCCCTTCAACTGCCACCTGCTGCCTGACTCCCAAGACCCTATGGAGTGCTCCAGTCCCTGA
- the si:ch1073-280e3.1 gene encoding LOW QUALITY PROTEIN: complement C2 (The sequence of the model RefSeq protein was modified relative to this genomic sequence to represent the inferred CDS: inserted 2 bases in 1 codon), with translation MHAVTLLLCAAFSFSSVKEVWMQGEDYGDYEDEPPQNCSIAEKIRGGNVSYSQAGTEGSVLTYHCKAGHYPYPISQRVCSADGEWSSMRLADGRRVSQASCKEIMCPGQLQLDHGEFWPREQWLKPGESQSFSCHSGFSLSGSAQRNCTSLGDWTGTIPVCDSQADDCKNPGVPPGALRSEGRFRKGEKVQYRCQMGLDLLGSAERVCLESREWSGSETRCQTQYAFDSPSAVAEAMGGSLSGVMDVLSPEFIKKNKGVTFGRTLRVADGRMNVFILMDTSGSISKTHFNLARGAIADLIRKLDSYEIELNFQVISYASQAKDIVDIVSSKDEHVRSNVKSVLKRLAAFDHRSHGNKTGTNLYAALYRVYERMAILRERNKTRFSETQNVILIETDGYSNTGGSPLAVLAKIRSLLGYSTSALDHTEDKLLDVYVFGVGDNVNKNELNLIASRKRHEKHLFILKDYKQLGEVFNSMISDKSVTMCGVAQEDVSENQEVFGPTKKAHTRPWHVNVITTGVKSETCQGSIVTQNWILTAAHCFSAIRFEGKVDQEKVTVKHGFEGNKAAKVLLVISHPQYNVDGLSHKKVKEFYDYDIALVKVETIKLSWTARPICLPCTKPANRAMKMSPNSTCEQHEKALLPMEETRAYFINKGATVKDAKRKQTHIHTGSKRPDCIKQAENTLLTPHDATLNEYVPDRFLCSGGSADHIDAVTCKGDSGGALFLLNRLRYFQVGVVSWGTKXTCVSHKTVVTGPPPDARDFHISVFHLLPWLKQHLGAELEFLPMDD, from the exons ATGCATGCTGTCACTCTGTTGTTGTGTGCGGCCTTCTCCTTCAGCTCTGTCAAAGAGG TGTGGATGCAGGGGGAAGACTACGGGGACTATGAGGATGAACCGCCCCAGAACTGTTCCATCGCTGAGAAGATCAGAGGCGGCAACGTGTCCTACTCTCAGGCAGGTACCGAGGGCAGCGTGCTGACCTATCACTGTAAGGCAGGACACTACCCGTACCCCATCAGCCAACGGGTGTGCAGCGCCGATGGGGAGTGGTCCTCCATGAGACTGGCCGATGGCAGACGAGTGTCGCAAGCCTCCTGTAAAG agATAATGTGTCCAGGCCAGCTCCAATTGGACCATGGTGAGTTCTGGCCCAGGGAACAGTGGTTGAAGCCAGGGGAGAGCCAGAGTTTCTCCTGCCACAGTGGCTTCAGCCTGTCTGGGTCGGCTCAGAGGAACTGCACCTCTCTAGGAGACTGGACAGGCACCATCCCAGTGTGTGATAGCCAAG CTGATGACTGTAAGAACCCAGGTGTGCCCCCGGGAGCCCTGAGGTCCGAGGGCCGCTTCCGAAAAGGGGAGAAGGTCCAGTACCGCTGCCAGATGGGTCTGGACCTGTTGGGCTCAGCCGAGAGGGTGTGTCTGGAGTCCAGGGAGTGGAGCGGCTCAGAGACACGCTGCCAAA CCCAGTATGCCTTTGACTCCCCCAGTGCAGTGGCAGAGGCTATGGGAGGCTCTCTGTCTGGAGTCATGGATGTTCTGTCACCTGAGTTCATCAAGAAAAACAAAG GAGTCACCTTTGGTAGGACCCTGCGGGTGGCTGATGGTCGTATGAACGTGTTCATCCTGATGGATACCTCAGGCAGCATCTCCAAGACCCACTTTAACCTGGCCAGGGGCGCCATTGCTGACCTCATACGCAAG CTTGACAGCTACGAGATTGAGCTGAATTTCCAGGTGATCTCCTACGCCAGCCAGGCCAAAGACATTGTGGACATTGTGTCCAGCAAGGATGAGCATGTCAGGAGCAACGTAAAAAGTGTCCTAAAGAGACTGGCAGCGTTTGATCACCGAA GCCACGGGAACAAGACTGGCACCAACCTGTACGCTGCTCTGTATCGAGTGTATGAACGCATGGCCATCCTGAGAGAGAGGAACAAGACCCGATTCAGTGAGACGCAGAACGTCATCCTCATTGAAACAGATG GGTACTCCAACACAGGGGGTAGTCCCCTGGCTGTCCTGGCTAAGATCCGCTCCCTGCTTGGGTACAGCACCTCGGCTCTCGACCACACCGAAGACAAGCTGCTAG ATGTCTACGTGTTTGGTGTTGGGGACAACGTGAATAAGAACGAGCTGAATCTGATTGCCTCTAGAAAGAGACATGAGAAGCACCTGTTCATTCTGAAAGACTACAAACAGCTGGGAGAAGTGTTCAACAGCATGATCA GTGATAAAAGTGTGACCATGTGTGGGGTGGCACAGGAAGATGTGTCAGAGAATCAGGAGGTGTTTGGGCCCACCAAGAAAGCCCATACCAGGCCGTGGCATGTCAATGTCATCACA ACTGGCGTTAAGTCTGAGACCTGCCAGGGATCCATCGTGACCCAGAACTGGATCCTGACCGCAGCTCACTGCTTTTCTGCCATCAGATTTGAGGGGAAAGTGGACCAAGAGAAAGTGACTGTGAAGCATG GTTTTGAAGGAAATAAGGCAGCAAAGGTGCTGTTGGTGATCTCGCACCCACAGTACAACGTTGACGGACTCAGCCACAAGAAGGTGAAAGAGTTCTATGACTACGACATTGCTCTGGTCAAGGTTGAAACAATCAAGCTGTCATGGACGGCGAG GCCCATCTGCTTGCCGTGTACCAAGCCTGCCAACCGAGCCATGAAGATGAGTCCCAACTCCACCTGTGAACAACACG AGAAAGCCCTGCTACCCATGGAGGAGACCAGAGCCTACTTCATCAACAAGGGGGCTACAGTCAAGGATGCAAAACGCAAGcaaacacacattcatacagGGAGTAAG AGGCCTGACTGTATTAAACAGGCTGAGAACACACTTCTAACTCCTCACGATGCAACGCTGAATGAATACGTGCCCGACAGGTTTCTGTGCTCGGGCGGATCTGCCGATCATATAGATGCAGTAACTTGCAAAG GTGACTCTGGAGGCGCTCTGTTCCTTCTTAACAGACTGCGGTATTTTCAA GTGGGAGTAGTGAGCTGGGGCACCAA AACGTGTGTGAGCCACAAGACAGTAGTGACAGGCCCCCCTCCTGATGCAAGGGACTTCCACATTAGTGTCTTCCACTTGCTGCCATGGTTAAAACAGCACCTGGGGGCGGAGCTGGAGTTTCTACCTATGGACGACTGA
- the LOC123992940 gene encoding uncharacterized protein LOC123992940 isoform X2, whose product MTAPSTWSARATPSECSSTSNETSSSTAQKGKAVERLKVLDKTKGGMNNSFRAQVSNAVSNTFLLPLPRRHPRGHAVLRRTRRRSVRGLRAQTVGARMRLRSLLRRSSDSSKRYQRGLQGPSEMVSSSRHQPRHVLKATGNKLETSCSTQLLASLEAPRILFTEIQPRQASLLNKGYKVVFVTIQMGISRGKLKPEDFKSKVETILKTLQLPAQEVSDGDVGAPL is encoded by the exons ATGACAGCACCCTCTACCTGGTCAGCCAGAGCCACCCCTTCAGAGTGTAGTTCTACTTCCAACGAAACCTCCTCATCCACTGCCCAGAAGGGGAAGGCTGTAGAAAGGTTGAAAGTGTTGGATAAGACCAAAGGAGGAATGAACAACAGTTTCAGAGCACAGGTCTCAAACGCTGTATCTAATACTTTTTTGCTTCCTCTCCCGAGAAG GCATCCAAGAGGCCACGCAGTTCTTAGGAGGACCCGCAGGAGAAGCGTCAGAGGACTGAGGGCTCAGACAGTGGGGGCGAGGATGAGGCTGAGAAGCTTGCTGAGGAGAAGCTCTGACAGCTCCAAGAGATATCAGAGAGGGCTTCAGGGGCCATCAGAGATGGTTTCCAGCAGCAGGCATCAGCCTCGGCATGTTCTCAAAGCCACTGGCAACAAATTGGAAACCTCATGCTCTACACAGCTGCTGGCATCACTGGAAGCACCAAG GATTCTCTTTACTGAGATCCAGCCCAGACAGGCCAGCTTATTAAATAAAGGCTACAAG GTTGTGTTCGTCACCATTCAGATGGGTATCTCTAGGGGGAAACTGAAACCTGAGGATTTCAAGTCTAAAGTGGAGACCATTCTGAAGACATTACAGCTCCCCGCACAG GAAGTCAGTGATGGGGATGTGGGAGCACCTTTGTGA
- the LOC123992940 gene encoding uncharacterized protein LOC123992940 isoform X1: protein MTAPSTWSARATPSECSSTSNETSSSTAQKGKAVERLKVLDKTKGGMNNSFRAQVSNAVSNTFLLPLPRRHPRGHAVLRRTRRRSVRGLRAQTVGARMRLRSLLRRSSDSSKRYQRGLQGPSEMVSSSRHQPRHVLKATGNKLETSCSTQLLASLEAPRILFTEIQPRQASLLNKGYKVVFVTIQMGISRGKLKPEDFKSKVETILKTLQLPAQATTRVCRKRFTIPTPFGTVELCLSSSSTTLPW, encoded by the exons ATGACAGCACCCTCTACCTGGTCAGCCAGAGCCACCCCTTCAGAGTGTAGTTCTACTTCCAACGAAACCTCCTCATCCACTGCCCAGAAGGGGAAGGCTGTAGAAAGGTTGAAAGTGTTGGATAAGACCAAAGGAGGAATGAACAACAGTTTCAGAGCACAGGTCTCAAACGCTGTATCTAATACTTTTTTGCTTCCTCTCCCGAGAAG GCATCCAAGAGGCCACGCAGTTCTTAGGAGGACCCGCAGGAGAAGCGTCAGAGGACTGAGGGCTCAGACAGTGGGGGCGAGGATGAGGCTGAGAAGCTTGCTGAGGAGAAGCTCTGACAGCTCCAAGAGATATCAGAGAGGGCTTCAGGGGCCATCAGAGATGGTTTCCAGCAGCAGGCATCAGCCTCGGCATGTTCTCAAAGCCACTGGCAACAAATTGGAAACCTCATGCTCTACACAGCTGCTGGCATCACTGGAAGCACCAAG GATTCTCTTTACTGAGATCCAGCCCAGACAGGCCAGCTTATTAAATAAAGGCTACAAG GTTGTGTTCGTCACCATTCAGATGGGTATCTCTAGGGGGAAACTGAAACCTGAGGATTTCAAGTCTAAAGTGGAGACCATTCTGAAGACATTACAGCTCCCCGCACAG GCCACAACACGGGTGTGTCGCAAAAGGTTCACAATACCAACTCCCTTTGGCACTGTCGAGTTGTGCTTGTCATCCTCTTCGACCACATTACCCTGGTGA